The Candidatus Dormiibacterota bacterium region GACCGCGGTGTTCGCGCCGGCGAGCAGCTGGGCCACGTGGGCTGCCTGGGCGCGGTCGACCTCGTCGGCGATCACCCCGACCAGGGCGCCGCCGGTGATGCCGCGAAGGGTGGCGTCGTCGACGTCGACCGGAAGCCGGTGGACGGTGGTGCCGCGCCTGCGCTGCGCCTTGAAGAGCCGCAGGGTGAGCACCGGCGCCTGCTGCTCGGGGCGGGCGCCGAGCACCACCACCGCCGAGCAGTCCTCGATCTCGGCGATGCCGAGGGCGTGCTCCTCCGGGGCGAGCCCGGGGAAGGGGTCGAGCTGGTGGTCGAGGTGGGTGGTGCCGATCGCCTCGCGGGCCAGCCGCTGCAGCAGCCAGGCCTCCTCGTTGGTGCACTCCGCCGAGCCGATCACCCCGATGGCGTTGGCGCCGTGCTGGTCGCGCACCTCGCGCAGCCGGCGTCCCGCCTCGCCCACCGCCTGCTGGGCGCTGACCTCCCGGTCGCCGCCGCCACCGGCGCGCACCACCGGCCGCCGCACCCGGTCGGTGCGGTTCCAGCGCGGGGCGCTGTAGCGGCCGCGGTCGCAGAGCCACATGTCGTCGACCAGCGGGTTGTCGCGCGAGGCGAAGCGCTTCACCTCGTACTCGCGGCTGTCGATGTTGATGTTGCAACCGTACGAGCACTCCGGGCAGACGCTGCGGGCGCGCTGCAGGTCCCAGGGACGGGCGACGAAGCGGTACTGGCGATGGGTCAGCGCCCCCACCGGGCAGACCTCGGGGAGGTTGCCCTGGAACGCCGAGCGCAGCGGCCGGGAGTCGAAGGTGGCCACCGAGGTGTGCACCCCGCGCTGCTGGAGCACGATCTCCTTCTCGCCGGTGATCTCGTCGTAGTAGCGGGTGCAGCGCCAGCAGAGGATGCAGCGCTCCTGGTCGAGCTCGATCCTGTCCGACAGCGGCACCGCCTTGTCGAAGTGCACCTTGTCGGTGATCGGCATCCGTGAGGTCTGGGGACCGTAGCGGAAGGCGAAGTCCTGGAGGTCGCACTCACCGCCCCGGTCGCACACCGGGCAGTCGAGCGGGTGGTTGAGGAGCAGGAACTCCAGGACCCCCTCGCGGGCCTTCGCGACCGGCGCCGTCTGGGTCTGGATCACCATGCCCTCGCTCACGTAGGTGGCGCAGGCCGGCTGCAGCTTGGGCATCTTCTCGACCTGGACCAGGCACATCCGGCAGACCGCCACCGGGTCCATCTTGGGATGGGCGCAGTAGATCGGGATGTGGATGCCCACGTCGGCGGCGGCGTCGAGCACCAGCTGGCCCCTGGGTGCGCGGGTCACCCGGCCGTCGATGGTGACCTCGACCCTGCCGTCGTCGGACGGCGGCATCCCCGCCTGGGTCATGCGGTTCCCGCCAGCAGCGGCCGGTGCGCGCCGGTCACCGGGCAGGCGCCGGCGCCGCAGTGGGCCTCGAACTCCGCCCGGAAGTGACGGTACGCGGACATCACGAACCAGGTGGCGGTGTCGCCCAGCGGGCAGAAGCACTTGCCGTCCATGTTGGCGCAGATGTCCTTGAGGGTGTCCAGCTCGTCGAGGGTGGCCACCCCCGCCTCGAGGCGGTGCATCAGCTGCGACTCGAAGTACGTGCCCTCGCGGCAGGGCGCGCACTTGCCGCAGGACTCGTGGTGGTAGAAGTCGACCAGCCGCATCGAGACGTTGACCAGGCAGGTGGTCTCGTCCATGAACATCATCGCGCCGGCGCCCAGCGACGAGCCCGCCTTCATCACCGCGTCCATGTCCAGGGGCAGGTCGAGGTGCTCGGGAAGGAGCACCTGCATCGAGCCTCCGCCGGGCTGGAACGCCTTCAGCGACCGGCCCTTCCACATCCCCCCGCAGTGCTCCTCGAAGAGCTCGCGGATGGGCCGTCCGAGCTCCATCTCGTAGCAGCCGGGCCGCTCGATGTGGCCGCTGCAGCACCACACCCGGGTGCCGGTGCTGCGCTCGGTGCCGATCGCCTTGAACCACTCGCCGCCGCGGGAGACGATGTGGGGGAGGTTGCTCAGGGTCTCGACGTTATTGACCACGGTGGGCTTGCCGTAGAGGCCCTTCACCGCGGGGAAGGGCGGCTTCAGCCGGGGCTGGCCGCGGAAGCCCTCCAGCGAGTCGATCAGCGCCGTCTCCTCGCCGCAGATGTAGGCGCCCGCACCGCCGTGGACGATGACGTC contains the following coding sequences:
- a CDS encoding molybdopterin-dependent oxidoreductase — its product is MTQAGMPPSDDGRVEVTIDGRVTRAPRGQLVLDAAADVGIHIPIYCAHPKMDPVAVCRMCLVQVEKMPKLQPACATYVSEGMVIQTQTAPVAKAREGVLEFLLLNHPLDCPVCDRGGECDLQDFAFRYGPQTSRMPITDKVHFDKAVPLSDRIELDQERCILCWRCTRYYDEITGEKEIVLQQRGVHTSVATFDSRPLRSAFQGNLPEVCPVGALTHRQYRFVARPWDLQRARSVCPECSYGCNINIDSREYEVKRFASRDNPLVDDMWLCDRGRYSAPRWNRTDRVRRPVVRAGGGGDREVSAQQAVGEAGRRLREVRDQHGANAIGVIGSAECTNEEAWLLQRLAREAIGTTHLDHQLDPFPGLAPEEHALGIAEIEDCSAVVVLGARPEQQAPVLTLRLFKAQRRRGTTVHRLPVDVDDATLRGITGGALVGVIADEVDRAQAAHVAQLLAGANTAVRRLTVTRGVNGRGCKDLGLLPNLLPGYRPAPGAGRCGTEILEATSAGQVRALVIMGSHPWAATAGVVLTSALNAADLVVAIETQPGPVAQAATVLIPGHTHVEKAGTVTNLEGRVQRIRQALPPATTVPTELRVLSMLAAELGCERWPAEMVAAGRELSATLPAYAEAGNGGRARWPVPV
- the nuoF gene encoding NADH-quinone oxidoreductase subunit NuoF — protein: MAEYKLLTKDIGVEGLQTLPVYERRGGYQALRTALRDRTPDEIIEQVKISGLRGRGGAGFPTGTKWSFLPRDVFPRYLCINADESEPGCFKDRYLIDENPHQLIEGIVIAAYALQVQHAFLYIRGEYHDQRLLLERCVEEARAAGYIGERILGSDFGCDVIVHGGAGAYICGEETALIDSLEGFRGQPRLKPPFPAVKGLYGKPTVVNNVETLSNLPHIVSRGGEWFKAIGTERSTGTRVWCCSGHIERPGCYEMELGRPIRELFEEHCGGMWKGRSLKAFQPGGGSMQVLLPEHLDLPLDMDAVMKAGSSLGAGAMMFMDETTCLVNVSMRLVDFYHHESCGKCAPCREGTYFESQLMHRLEAGVATLDELDTLKDICANMDGKCFCPLGDTATWFVMSAYRHFRAEFEAHCGAGACPVTGAHRPLLAGTA